GCTCACTGCCGTTATAGAACTACGTGGTATTGACATGTTGCCCGACTTCGCTGTGAAGGTAAGAGCATCCGTGTGGAGCGTCAATGTGCCGTTTTTGTTGTGCTTGATGTCAGGCAATCCGTAGATGTGTTCAGCCTTGGTGGACTGCCAGACTGCGGCAGAGGTGAGATTTGAAGGATCTTGGGTGATGGCCTGAACGGATATAGCTGAGAGAGGGGTTGGCACACAAAAAGAGGAGTGAAGGATAAGGGCCAGCGAAGCACCAGTCAGGGTTTTCATAAATCTCCTTTGAAGCAGTGCTAGCCAGTTGGTCCATGCGTCGGTCGGAAATGTGCGTTGCCAGTGAAGCCATTCGCTGTCCACCGATATGCCATCTCGCCCTCGGTATAGAGGTCGTTTGCACTACTGGAAGTTTGACTCGGAAGGCAGTGAAACTTGCGTCTAGTTGGGTCAAGCGACTGTCAAGAATTGTCAAGATAGAAGGCCGCACGCTTGACAGTCTTTGACAGTGTGCGCAATCGCAGAGGCCTACAATAATTTCTTGAGAGAGATTCGGAGTGAATAGAGTGAGCGCGAGCGTGGGTTCAGATCACAAACCGGACTCGGTTGCCGCACGCATTCTGGTCGTCGATGATGACGCCGAACTCTGTAAGTTAGTGTCACGCTTCCTGGGGGCAGAAGGATATTCCGTATACACAGTTCACACGGGTGGACTCGGTGTCGAACGTGTAATGACAGAAAACTACGATCTGGTCGTATTGGATGTGATGCTGCCGGAGTTAGACGGCTTTGAAGTGCTCCGGCGAATCCGCATAAAATCCGCTACGCCCATCTTGATGCTCACGGCGCGGGGCGATGATCTTGACCGCATTCTCGGTTTGGAAATGGGTGCTGATGACTACCTGCCGAAACCGTTCAACACTCGTGAACTCTCCGCCCGTATTCGGGCCATCCTGCGTAGAGCAGCTTCTGAGAATACGGCCGTCGCCCCCTCAGAATCCACGTCCCTGCGATTGGGCGATCTGGAGTTGAACGCTGGAGCCAGAACTGTACGGTATGGAAATAAGATGCTCAATCTGACGACTGTTGAGTTTGACCTGCTCCAGAGGCTATTGCAATCGGCAGGATCTGTTGTGGGGCGCGAAGAACTCACCAAAGATGTGCTTGGGCGAAAGTTTTCCCCGTTTGACAGGAGCATCGACACCCATGTGTGGAGTCTACGCAGAAAAGTGGGAAATGCCTCGGATGGCAGCGAAAGAATCAAGGGGATTCGTGGCGTCGGATATCTCTATGCCTTGCCTGATCGATCCGGGAAAGATGACTCGAAATGAAAAGCCTGTTCCTGAAGATATTTCTATGGTTCTGGACGGCAGTTGTGATCGTTGGGGTGACGTTGGCTATCATTGTGCCGATTACTCGCTCAGCCGCAACGTTGGTAGATAGATTGACGGTTTTGCTCCCCTTCGAAGCGGCACACGCCACCGATATCTATGAGCGCGAAGGTAAATCCGCTTTGCAGCATCATTTCGATCAGATAGTACAGGATGGGTACAGCGAACCTTATCTCCTGGACGAAAACTGGAATGATGTGCTGAACCGCCGGCCGCCAGCCAAGGCTATCGAATTTGCGAAGACAGCCATGATA
This is a stretch of genomic DNA from Granulicella sp. WH15. It encodes these proteins:
- a CDS encoding response regulator transcription factor → MSASVGSDHKPDSVAARILVVDDDAELCKLVSRFLGAEGYSVYTVHTGGLGVERVMTENYDLVVLDVMLPELDGFEVLRRIRIKSATPILMLTARGDDLDRILGLEMGADDYLPKPFNTRELSARIRAILRRAASENTAVAPSESTSLRLGDLELNAGARTVRYGNKMLNLTTVEFDLLQRLLQSAGSVVGREELTKDVLGRKFSPFDRSIDTHVWSLRRKVGNASDGSERIKGIRGVGYLYALPDRSGKDDSK